One Mercurialis annua linkage group LG3, ddMerAnnu1.2, whole genome shotgun sequence DNA window includes the following coding sequences:
- the LOC126673417 gene encoding uncharacterized protein LOC126673417, with amino-acid sequence MASSIPSCSLYSYSSSPSSSSLNKTTVSAAHFALSSSHPIFNGVSISSSSRIYAKFDKFQGEDSGVEEGVAQLQEQQLEEEEDDSCLPSNLEGAVQQSSEASATFVSSGGMRAIVELLIPQLQFLDDEGAQAELWGLSRIFLDTLIAETGCQKVKAIFPDAGSAALLKYQWKDAAFGFASLSDRKPVDNEDEIVVMVVPDYQMLRFVEKITSTLSDDPPRPLIMWNPRLISEDVGVGINVRNLRRYFLSTFTTVYSMRPLPSGAIFRCYPGMWKVFYDDKNRPNRYLLAKEFIRRPDAEEVEIIFGSAEEDSEQGPSLFNQAATIFSSLNRFMKAISK; translated from the exons ATGGCTTCTTCAATACCAAGCTGTTCTTTATACTCTTACTCTTCCTCACCATCATCATCTTCACTTAACAAAACCACAGTATCCGCCGCTCATTTTGCCTTATCTTCTTCACATCCAATCTTTAATGGTGTAAGCATTAGTTCTAGCTCAAGAATTTATGCCAAGTTTGATAAATTTCAAGGTGAGGACAGTGGAGTTGAAGAGGGTGTTGCCCAGTTACAAGAACAGCaacttgaagaagaagaagatgacaG CTGCTTGCCTTCTAACTTGGAGGGTGCAGTGCAGCAATCAAGCGAAGCTAGTGCTACGTTCGTATCTTCCGGAGGAATGAGAGCCATA GTCGAGCTCTTAATTCCTCAGCTGCAATTTTTAGATGATGAAGGTGCACAAGCTGAGCTATGGGGACTTTCAAGGATTTTCTTGGATACACTTATTGCAGAAACAGGATGTCAG AAAGTTAAAGCCATATTTCCAGATGCTGGCTCTGCTGCATTGCTAAAATATCAGTGGAAAGATGCAGCTTTTGGTTTTGCAAG CTTAAGTGACCGAAAGCCTGTTGATAATGAAGATGAGATTGTGGTTATGGTTGTCCCTGATTATCAAATGTTGCGATTTGTAGAGAAAATTACATCCACTCTCTCTGATGATCCG CCAAGACCTCTCATTATGTGGAACCCGCGTCTCATCAGCGAGGATGTTGGAGTTGGGATTAATGTACGCAATCTAAGGCGATACTTTCTGAG CACTTTCACCACAGTTTACTCAATGAGACCTCTACCATCAGGTGCTATATTCCGATGCTACCCAGG GATGTGGAAGGTCTTTTATGATGACAAAAATAGACCAAACCGATACCTGCTTGCCAAGGAATTCATCAGGCGTCCCGACGCTGAAGAAGTTGAG ATAATATTTGGAAGCGCAGAAGAGGATTCCGAGCAGGGTCCATCCTTATTCAACCAAGCAGCAACCATCTTCTCCTCACTAAATAGATTCATGAAAGCAATTTCGAAATAG
- the LOC126673419 gene encoding uncharacterized protein LOC126673419, giving the protein MESLCLNTLVLQFQNSVTNHNRRKLFLNFNSRNPLRHRFASQSNHKFTANCTESPGDDESPVSGSSAYMVLGVEPGCSVTELKAAFRAKVKQFHPDINRGSNISDTMIRRVIQAYEVLSNFSRSEIIESECLDPFDKPECEAFDVFVNEVLCAGKGCPYSCVQTAPHAFGYSSSTGTARATSQGHGEDYQVQLAVGQCPRNCIHYVTPSQRIILEELLVSILDVPYDSSADADFLYSLIVKARFENNRYQKPKKQPKTSTEHVDWF; this is encoded by the exons ATGGAGAGCTTGTGTCTCAACACTTTAGTTCTTCAATTTCAAAACTCAGTTACTAATCATAACCGTCGCAAACTTTTCCTCAACTTCAATTCAAGAAACCCTCTCCGACACCGTTTCGCTTCTCAGTCAAATCACAAATTCACTGCTAATTGCACAGAATCACCAGGAGATGATGAATCTCCCGTCTCCGGTTCCTCCGCTTACATGGTGCTCGGAGTTGAACCTGGCTGCTCCGTCACCGAACTCAAAGCTGCCTTTAGAGCCAAGGTAAAACAGTTTCATCCTGATATTAACAGAGGCAGTAACATTTCTGATACTATGATTCGCCGCGTAATTCAAGCATATGAG GTTTTATCGAATTTCAGCCGTTCAGAGATCATTGAAAG TGAATGCTTGGATCCATTTGATAAGCCAGAGTGTGAAGCATTTGATGTGTTTGTCAATGAAGTTCTTTGTGCTGGCAAAG GCTGTCCTTATTCATGCGTACAAACAGCCCCACATGCCTTTGGATATTCGTCTTCAACCGGAACCGCAAGGGCAACATCGCAAG GACATGGTGAAGATTACCAAGTTCAGCTTGCAGTTGGTCAGTGTCCAAGAAACTGTATTCATTATGTGACACCTTCACAAAGAATTATTCTAGAAGAGTTACTTGTCAG CATCTTGGATGTACCATATGATAGCTCGGCCGATGCAGATTTTCTGTATTCGCTTATTGTTAAAGCTCGGTTTGAGAACAATCGGTATCAAAAGCCAAAGAAACAACCGAAGACTTCAACCGAACATGTGGATTGGTTCTGA
- the LOC126673414 gene encoding leucine--tRNA ligase, cytoplasmic, with protein sequence MATEGTKSFARRDRLLEIEQKARAWWEEKDVFRSESADRPPKPNEKFFGNFPFPYMNGFLHLGHAFSLSKLEFAAAFHRLRGANVLLPFAFHCTGMPIKASADKLRREIEQFGDPPVFAHEVDDQVEVETDTGNIPLDKFKGKKSKAASKSGGQMYQWEIMRSFGLSDAEISKFQDPYEWLRFFPPLAMEDLKAFGLGCDWRRSFVTTDINPYFDSFVQWQMRKLKAMGKIVKDVRYTIFSPLDGQPCADHDRASGEGVQPQEYTIIKMELLPPFPPKLGPLEGKNVFLAAATLRPETMYGQTNAWVLPDGEYGAFEINETDVFILTERAALNLAYQNFSRYPQKPSCLVELTGYDLIGLRLKSPLSFNEVIYALPMLTILTDKGTGIVTSVPSDAPDDYMALHDLKAKPALRAKYNVKDEWVLPFEIVPIINIPEFGDKAAEKVCLDLKIKSQNEKDKLAEAKRLTYLRGFTDGVMLVGELTGRKVQEAKPLIKAKLIESGEAIMYSEPEKRVVSRSGDDCVVALTDQWYITYGEEEWRKLAEDCLSNMNLYSDENRHGFEHTLSWLNQWACSRSFGLGTRIPWDKEFLVESLSDSTIYMAYYTVAHLLHNDDMYGSSKTHPVQPAEMTDEVWDFIICKGPYPKSSNIPSSLLEKMKQEFEYWYPFDLRVSGKDLIQNHLTFCIYNHTAIMAKHHWPRGFRCNGHIMLNSEKMSKSTGNFRTLRQAIEEFSADATRFSLADAGDGVDDANFVFGTANSAILRLTKELSFMEEDLAAESCLRMGPPSTYADRVFENELNLAVKMTEKNYQDYMFREALKTGFHDLQAARYEYRFSCGLGGMNRDLVWRYMDVQTRLIAPICPHYAEYVWREILRKDGFVVNAGWPVAGEPDLTLKAANKYLHDLIDNMRKTLHKQLLGSKKPNKGAPVTTLTAGKIVLFVFVNEEYDGWRAECLRILQSKFDSKNRTFAPDAEIMEALKNSSVGQATDFRQTQKLCMPFLRLKKNETIAIGAQALDLKLPFGEIEVLKENIDLIKRKLEVEEVEILCATNADDVSKAGPQVSVLNQSFPSPGKPTPIYLTM encoded by the coding sequence ATGGCAACTGAGGGTACAAAAAGTTTTGCAAGGAGGGATCGTCTCTTGGAGATTGAGCAAAAAGCTCGAGCCTGGTGGGAGGAGAAAGATGTTTTTAGGTCTGAATCTGCTGATAGGCCTCCTAAACCGAATGAGAAATTTTTTGGAAACTTTCCCTTTCCTTATATGAATGGGTTTTTGCATCTCGGACATGCATTCTCATTATCCAAGCTTGAGTTTGCTGCTGCCTTTCATAGATTAAGAGGTGCTAATGTTCTCTTGCCATTTGCTTTCCACTGCACTGGCATGCCCATCAAGGCTTCAGCCGATAAGCTTCGAAGGGAGATTGAGCAGTTTGGTGATCCACCTGTATTTGCCCATGAAGTGGATGATCAAGTAGAAGTAGAAACAGACACTGGAAATATTCCATTAGATAAGTTCAAGGGCAAAAAGTCCAAGGCGGCATCAAAATCGGGAGGGCAAATGTACCAGTGGGAAATCATGCGCAGTTTTGGGCTTTCGGATGCTGAAATATCAAAGTTCCAGGATCCTTATGAATGGTTGAGATTTTTTCCCCCATTAGCCATGGAAGATCTCAAGGCTTTTGGTTTAGGTTGTGACTGGAGGCGTTCATTTGTGACGACAGATATAAACCCGTACTTTGATTCTTTTGTGCAATGGCAAATGAGGAAATTAAAAGCCATGGGGAAGATTGTAAAAGATGTGCGCTACACAATATTCTCTCCCTTAGATGGCCAGCCATGTGCAGATCATGACAGGGCAAGCGGTGAAGGAGTGCAGCCCCAAGAATACACTATCATCAAAATGGAACTTCTACCACCTTTCCCTCCTAAATTGGGCCCTTTAGAAGGGAAAAATGTGTTTCTAGCTGCTGCTACACTGAGACCTGAAACAATGTATGGGCAAACAAATGCATGGGTACTGCCGGATGGTGAATATGGAGCTTTTGAGATTAATGAAACAGATGTGTTCATTCTTACAGAGAGAGCAGCCCTAAACCTGGCCTATCAGAACTTCTCAAGGTACCCTCAGAAACCTAGTTGCTTGGTTGAGCTAACTGGTTATGATCTCATTGGTTTACGCTTGAAGTCTCCACTTTCTTTCAACGAGGTCATATATGCTCTTCCCATGTTAACTATTCTGACAGACAAGGGCACTGGGATTGTGACTAGTGTACCTAGTGATGCTCCTGATGATTATATGGCATTGCATGATTTGAAAGCAAAACCTGCTCTGAGAGCTAAGTATAATGTGAAAGATGAATGGGTATTGCCATTTGAGATCGTGCCAATCATCAATATTCCGGAATTTGGAGATAAGGCTGCTGAAAAAGTTTGCTTGGATCTCAAAATTAAGagccaaaatgaaaaagataaaCTTGCAGAAGCCAAAAGGTTGACCTATTTGAGAGGATTCACAGATGGAGTAATGCTGGTTGGAGAATTAACAGGCAGAAAAGTCCAGGAAGCAAAGCCATTAATTAAGGCTAAGCTCATTGAGTCAGGAGAGGCAATTATGTACAGCGAGCCTGAAAAGCGAGTTGTGTCAAGGTCTGGGGATGATTGTGTTGTTGCTCTTACTGATCAATGGTACATTACTTATGGAGAGGAAGAATGGAGAAAACTAGCTGAGGATTGCTTATCCAACATGAATCTCTATTCTGATGAGAATCGACATGGCTTTGAGCATACATTAAGCTGGCTGAATCAGTGGGCTTGTTCACGATCTTTTGGGCTCGGAACTCGCATTCCCTGGGATAAAGAGTTTCTTGTTGAATCCTTGTCTGACTCCACCATTTACATGGCTTATTACACTGTTGCTCACCTTCTTCATAACGATGACATGTATGGCTCAAGCAAGACCCATCCTGTTCAGCCTGCAGAAATGACAGATGAAGTCTGGGATTTTATCATCTGTAAGGGTCCATACCCCAAGTCATCTAATATACCTTCAAGTTTACTTGAGAAAATGAAGCAGGAGTTCGAATATTGGTACCCATTTGATCTTCGGGTTTCTGGTAAGGACCTTATCCAGAACCACTTGACTTTCTGTATTTACAACCATACAGCCATCATGGCTAAGCACCACTGGCCTCGTGGGTTCAGGTGCAATGGGCACATTATGCTTAATTCTGAAAAGATGAGCAAGTCTACTGGAAATTTCAGGACACTGCGCCAAGCAATTGAGGAATTTTCTGCTGATGCAACACGATTCTCTCTTGCTGATGCTGGGGATGGTGTTGATGATGCAAACTTTGTGTTTGGAACTGCAAACTCTGCAATCCTTCGTCTCACTAAAGAACTTTCCTTCATGGAAGAGGACTTGGCTGCAGAATCATGTCTGAGAATGGGTCCCCCATCTACTTATGCTGATCGAGTGTTTGAAAACGAGTTAAATTTGGCTGTCAAAATGACAGAGAAAAATTATCAGGACTACATGTTTAGAGAAGCTCTAAAAACTGGGTTTCATGATTTGCAAGCTGCAAGGTATGAATACCGATTTTCGTGTGGCTTAGGGGGCATGAACCGCGATTTAGTGTGGCGTTACATGGATGTGCAGACTCGCCTTATTGCTCCAATCTGTCCACACTATGCAGAATATGTATGGAGGGAAATTCTGAGAAAGGATGGATTTGTAGTGAATGCAGGTTGGCCTGTTGCTGGTGAACCCGACCTAACTCTGAAGGCTGCAAATAAATATTTGCACGACTTAATTGATAATATGAGGAAGACGCTTCATAAACAGCTCTTAGGCTCCAAAAAACCCAATAAGGGAGCTCCAGTTACAACATTAACTGCAGGCAAGATAGTACTTTTCGTATTTGTGAATGAGGAATATGATGGGTGGAGAGCGGAATGCTTGAGGATACTTCAAAGCAAATTTGACAGTAAAAATCGTACTTTTGCCCCAGATGCAGAGATAATGGAAGCACTGAAGAACAGTTCAGTTGGTCAGGCCACAGATTTTAGGCAAACCCAAAAACTTTGCATGCCTTTTTTGAGATTAAAGAAGAATGAGACCATTGCGATTGGGGCTCAGGCCTTGGATCTGAAATTACCTTTTGGAGAAATTGAGGTCCTTAAGGAGAATATTGATTTGATAAAGAGAAAACTTGAGGTTGAAGAGGTAGAAATTTTGTGTGCAACCAATGCTGATGATGTTTCTAAGGCTGGTCCTCAGGTCTCAGTGCTGAACCAAAGTTTCCCTTCTCCTGGAAAACCAACGCCCATCTACTTGACCATGTGA
- the LOC126673415 gene encoding kinesin-like protein KIN-14S, protein MEDPTVENMLSVNCDHNTPNCGPICSLSSSFAELSLANMKLQETDTNQEEGERVEKTAHSTNEDSASSRDQETTSAHESTLPILQKINNLSCQIQNLKKEHSILSNQVKNVNTESFPGSDILETIRLLTNEHELLKKKYLEESSERKRLYNEVIELKGNIRVFCRCRPLNQSEIVNGSNGIVEFDPSLDNGLHIVSSDSSKKQFKFDHVFKPEDDQEAVFAQTKPIVTSVLDGYNVCIFAYGQTGTGKTYTMEGTPDSRGVNYRTLEELFSISQERRGVMRYELFVSMLEVYNEKIRDLLVENSNQPPKKLEIKQAAEGTQEVPGLVEARVHGTQEVWELLKSGSRARSVGSTNANELSSRSHCLLRVTIKGDNLINGQKTRSHLWLVDLAGSERVGKIEVEGERLKESQFINKSLSALGDVISSLASKTGHIPYRNSKLTHILQSSLGGDCKTLMFVQISPSAGDLGETLCSLNFAARVRGIESGPARKQADFTELFKYKQMAEKLQHDDKETKKLQDNLQSLQLKFAAREHKCRSLQEKVRELENQLAEERKTRLKQETRVFAAASSQSSLPSVKHAAVEKAKIERKPPLAPSNLRMPLRRITNFIPHPSPLQTKRRNSTASVVHQPSVQDKENISRNNPTAMKSLMQPRRITMAIRPSPNTSAQVLQPRRRASVATLLRPEPNSNWTTPLRTSAVGRQSFIKDSRKPRYSRLFSPLPELQSTSEMTPTTAMRSSSKFRGSPPTQAGSWRPRHPTVVALQRKSLVWSPLKLKAPKNYRKSSFLPFRPSTQM, encoded by the exons ATGGAAG ATCCGACCGTTGAAAATATGCTTTCAGTGAATTGCGATCACAATACTCCTAATTGCGGTCCAATTTGTTCGTTATCGTCCTCTTTTGCAG AATTGTCTCTTGCAAATATGAAATTACAAGAGACGGATACTAATCAAGAAGAAGGag AAAGAGTTGAAAAAACTGCACATTCTACAAATGAGGATAGTGCATCTAGCAGAGACCAAGAGACTACTTCAGCTCATGAGTCAACATTGCCAATATTAcagaaaattaacaatttaagctgtCAAATTCAA aATCTGAAGAAAGAGCATTCAATTCTCTCCAATCAGGTGAAGAATGTTAATACGGAATCCTTTCCTGGCTCTGACATCTTGGAAACTATTCGGCTTCTCA CTAATGAACATGAACTTTTGAAGAAGAAGTACTTGGAAGAGTCGTCTGAACGCAAACGACTTTACAATGAAGTAATTGAGCTTAAAGGAAATATTAGGGTCTTCTGCAGATGTAGACCACTAAACCAAAGTGAAATTGTCAATGGTTCCAATGGCATTGTTGAATTTGACCCATCCTTGGATAATGGGCTGCATATTGTTTCTTCCGATTCTTCAAAAAAGCAATTTAAGTTTGATCACGTGTTTAAGCCGGAAGATGACCAAG AGGCTGTCTTTGCACAAACTAAACCCATCGTGACTTCCGTGCTGGATGGCTATAATGTGTGCATATTTGCATATGGGCAAACTGGAACAGGGAAGACTTATACCATGGAGGGTACCCCTGATAGCAGAGGAGTGAATTACAGAACTTTGGAGGAGTTGTTCAGTATTTCTCAAGAGAGAAGAGGTGTTATGCGCTATGAGTTGTTTGTTAGCATGTTGGAGGTTTACAATGAAAAGATAAGGGACCTTTTGGTGGAAAACTCCAACCAGCCGCCTAAAAA GTTGGAGATAAAGCAAGCAGCAGAAGGGACACAGGAAGTTCCAGGACTTGTTGAAGCTCGTGTTCATGGTACACAGGAAGTATGGGAGCTGCTCAAGTCTGGAAGCCGAGCCAGATCAGTTGGATCTACAAATGCTAATGAGCTTAGCAGCCGCTCTCACTG TTTGTTGCGCGTAACAATTAAAGGGGATAATTTAATAAATGGGCAGAAGACAAGGAGTCACCTATGGCTGGTTGATTTGGCCGGCAGTGAACGTGTGGGTAAGATAGAGGTGGAAGGAGAAAGGCTGAAGGAATCacaatttataaacaaatctCTCTCAGCACTTGGCGATGTTATTTCTTCTCTTGCCTCAAAAACAGGCCACATACCATACAG GAACTCAAAGCTCACTCATATTCTGCAGAGCTCTCTAG GAGGAGATTGCAAGACCTTGATGTTTGTCCAGATAAGCCCAAGTGCTGGTGACCTTGGGGAGACTCTTTGCTCACTAAATTTTGCTGCTCGAGTTCGTGGAATAGAAAGTGGTCCTGCTCGCAAGCAGGCAGATTTCACCGAGCTTTTCAAGTATAAGCAAATG GCAGAAAAGCTACAGCATGATGATAAAGAAACAAAGAAGTTGCAGGACAATCTGCAATCTTTGCAATTAAAATTTGCTGCCAGGGAGCACAAATGCAGAAGCCTTCAAGAAAAG GTTCGGGAACTTGAGAATCAATTGGCAGAGGAAAGGAAGACGAGACTAAAGCAGGAAACGAGAGTCTTTGCAGCTGCCTCTTCCCAGTCCTCATTGCCATCTGTAAAGCATGCAGCTGTAGAGAAGGCCAAGATAGAGAGGAAACCTCCTTTAGCTCCCTCAAATCTGAGGATGCCACTGCGAAGAATCACCAATTTTATTCCTCATCCATCTCCTCTCCAAACCAAGAGACGCAATTCCACTGCTTCCGTTGTCCATCAACCTTCAGTGCAGGATAAAGAAAATATTTCAAGAAATAATCCAACAGCTATGAAAAGCCTTATGCAGCCAAGACGCATTACTATGGCCATCAGGCCTTCTCCGAACACATCTGCACAGGTTCTTCAGCCCAGAAGACGGGCATCTGTGGCTACTCTTCTTCGCCCAGAGCCCAACTCAAACTGGACAACGCCGCTCCGTACTTCTGCTGTTGGCCGGCAGTCGTTCATAAAGGACTCAAGAAAGCCGAGATATTCAAGATTGTTCTCTCCGTTGCCAGAACTCCAGTCAACGTCAGAGATGACACCAACAACTGCCATGAGAAGCAGTAGTAAATTCAGGGGGAGCCCTCCAACACAGGCTGGTTCGTGGAGGCCGAGGCATCCTACAGTTGTTGCATTGCAACGGAAATCGTTGGTATGGAGTCCTCTTAAGTTGAAAGCACCCAAAAATTACAGAAAGTCATCGTTCTTGCCTTTCCGACCCTCGACTCAGATGTAA
- the LOC126671720 gene encoding uncharacterized protein LOC126671720 has protein sequence MAAIDEHPWLVFFHEKPDQFQSFFSLSEHSCQRRSIPQLHGKTVAHCNFGWLVLLDKYSDDCFLFNPTSMLRIQLPPCGSLRSQEYYCLLTAPPTDSNCVILFSTNPADSIVSFQFLKLGDTRWSFQDLQFPSDSDQPGIVSNLVSCQGKVYAHAWPENVFSLAVDAGTITVEDLKMAEIPWQSRLPGFSGLLIESVESCGEVFRVEFLIFGFLLDPLDIFYFRVLKLDFSRNDWVEVKSIGDRAFFITAGLRTPTNFSCSTKHSNIRGNTIYFTLPQDKTLYAFHLEEESITTYMPCPAPQSDCSRPIWLLAHSHSLTSVDKLQLPSVLKAGNEKIIDDEQEETWSALPSELLSLISSTLSGPDTLNFNFVCKSWQSVSLLTPCTTQLIEPSKTLSDIPQFPLLLFLGRDDDRPVCNFYNALNNTAYTLNVPEIGNARVRFSKNGWLLMSRGDIEMFFLNPLTKQRIDLPELNTSYKFHGVSFSAPPTSSDCVVLGVYTGYLWDQLCITFIRHGETDWTCFELNEYSKFIISHSNPVFYDGLFYCLGRNGRLGTFDPQKDDETGWTLLPSPENPCVSSRRNYLIECNGDLLSVFEGSSGKYIKVFKLDKQSMSWQKVDSLGDETVLFVSRTTSFSAQSKAPRIGNKVFFPRFRDGYCDFYSLVTNKFHCLKIDMARDDFYGTTEKLHCGWFEPNFQTHSDEELQWCVYSSDSDSESHSDSDSNSNSEEEN, from the coding sequence ATGGCAGCCATAGATGAGCATCCATGGCTTGTATTCTTCCATGAAAAGCCTGACCAGTTTCAGAGTTTTTTCTCTTTATCAGAACATTCTTGCCAGAGACGGAGCATTCCTCAGCTACATGGTAAGACTGTGGCGCACTGCAACTTTGGATGGCTGGTTTTACTTGATAAATATTCTGATGACTGCTTTCTATTCAACCCGACATCCATGCTCCGAATTCAATTGCCTCCTTGCGGATCGTTGCGATCTCAGGAATATTACTGTCTCCTTACTGCACCTCCCACAGATTCAAACTGTGTGATTCTGTTTTCAACTAATCCTGCAGATTCCATCGTTTCGTTTCAATTTCTGAAGCTTGGAGACACTCGCTGGTCTTTTCAGGACTTGCAGTTTCCTAGCGACAGCGATCAACCTGGAATAGTGAGTAATCTAGTTTCTTGTCAAGGAAAGGTTTATGCTCATGCTTGGCCGGAGAATGTGTTTAGTCTTGCCGTCGATGCCGGTACAATTACGGTTGAGGATTTGAAGATGGCGGAAATTCCGTGGCAGTCGAGGCTACCGGGGTTTAGTGGTTTGTTAATAGAATCGGTGGAATCGTGTGGCGAGGTCTTTCGTGTAGAATTCTTAATCTTTGGTTTTCTTTTAGATCCactagatattttttattttcgagTTTTGAAGCTTGATTTTTCCAGAAACGATTGGGTAGAAGTCAAAAGCATAGGCGATCGAGCATTTTTTATTACTGCCGGTCTTCGTACTCCTACCAATTTCTCATGCTCAACTAAACATTCAAACATCAGAGGTAATACTATTTATTTCACACTGCCTCAGGACAAGACTTTATACGCATTTCATCTGGAAGAAGAAAGCATCACCACTTATATGCCTTGCCCCGCTCCTCAAAGTGACTGTTCCCGGCCGATATGGCTATTAGCTCACTCTCATAGCCTCACTTCCGTCGACAAGCTTCAGCTTCCGAGTGTCCTGAAAGCAGGAAACGAAAAGATAATAGACGATGAACAAGAGGAGACTTGGTCGGCTCTTCCAAGTGAGCTTCTGTCTCTAATCAGCTCAACACTTTCGGGTCCAGACACCTTGAACTTCAATTTTGTTTGCAAATCATGGCAGTCTGTTTCGCTTCTAACTCCTTGTACAACCCAATTGATCGAGCCGTCAAAAACATTGTCAGATATCCCTCAATTTCCGTTACTATTGTTCCTCGGACGTGATGATGATAGGCCAGTCTGCAATTTTTATAATGCTCTAAACAACACTGCCTACACACTAAATGTACCAGAGATTGGCAATGCAAGAGTCCGATTCTCGAAAAATGGATGGCTACTTATGTCTAGAGGTGACATTGAAATGTTCTTTCTCAATCCCTTAACCAAACAAAGAATTGATCTTCCTGAACTGAACACTTCTTACAAGTTTCATGGAGTTTCTTTCTCTGCACCTCCAACTTCATCCGATTGTGTAGTGCTTGGCGTCTACACTGGATATCTATGGGACCAATTATGTATAACCTTTATACGCCATGGTGAAACAGATTGGACTTGTTTTGAGCTTAACGAGTATTCCAAATTCATTATATCTCATTCCAATCCTGTCTTTTATGATGGGCTCTTTTATTGTTTAGGAAGAAATGGAAGGTTGGGAACTTTTGATCCTCAGAAAGATGATGAAACCGGATGGACTCTTCTTCCTTCGCCGGAAAATCCGTGTGTCTCATCCCGGAGAAACTATTTGATAGAGTGCAATGGAGATTTGCTCTCAGTTTTTGAAGGTTCTTCAGGAAAGTACATTAAAGTTTTCAAGCTTGACAAGCAATCAATGTCATGGCAGAAAGTTGATAGCTTAGGAGATGAAACTGTACTGTTTGTAAGTCGCACAACTTCATTTTCAGCACAAAGCAAAGCTCCAAGAATCGGTAACAAAGTCTTTTTTCCAAGATTCAGAGACGGCTACTGTGATTTCTATTCTTTGGTAACAAATAAATTTCACTGCTTGAAGATTGATATGGCCAGAGATGATTTTTACGGCACGACGGAGAAGTTGCATTGCGGCTGGTTTGAACCTAACTTTCAGACACATTCTGATGAAGAGCTCCAATGGTGTGTTTATTCAAGTGATTCTGATTCTGAGTCTCATTCTGATTCTGATTCTAATTCTAATTCTGAAGAAGAAAACTGA